A region of Rhizobium indicum DNA encodes the following proteins:
- a CDS encoding cyclic nucleotide-binding domain-containing protein, with amino-acid sequence MLLRDEVEMLRRVPIFSRIAPAKLKLLAFTSDRMTYKAGQNLFHQGDVGDAAYVILSGTADIVVDSPAGEIKVADVEPNSIVGEIAILCDVSRTATVRATSPLEVLRISKEHFLKLLSDFPEMAVEIMRVLADRLNHTTAELTAARAAKQPQMAQ; translated from the coding sequence ATGCTGTTGAGAGACGAAGTCGAAATGCTGCGAAGGGTGCCGATCTTTTCAAGGATCGCGCCAGCAAAGCTCAAGCTTTTAGCCTTTACCTCCGATCGCATGACCTACAAGGCCGGGCAGAACCTCTTTCATCAGGGCGATGTCGGTGATGCCGCCTACGTCATCCTCTCGGGTACCGCCGATATCGTCGTCGACTCGCCGGCGGGCGAGATCAAGGTCGCCGACGTCGAACCCAATTCCATCGTCGGCGAAATCGCCATCCTCTGCGATGTCTCGCGCACGGCAACGGTGCGTGCCACCTCACCGCTCGAGGTGCTGCGCATCAGCAAGGAGCACTTCCTGAAGCTGCTCAGCGACTTTCCCGAGATGGCCGTGGAAATCATGCGGGTGCTGGCCGACCGCCTGAACCATACCACGGCGGAACTGACCGCAGCCCGGGCGGCGAAACAACCGCAGATGGCGCAGTAG
- a CDS encoding MFS transporter, translated as MATTSHYGPSSSSLERDARRIHDDKPVSPGSIAIGVVIGRMSEFFDFFVYGLASVLVFPQLVFPFAPDRLTGTLYSFAIFSLAFLARPVGSVVFMTIDRLYGRGTKLTIALFLLGGSTASIAFLPGYNEIGVWSIALLALFRLGQGFALGGAWDGLASLLALNAPAKHRGWYAMIPQLGAPIGFALASTLFGYFVANLSSEDFLSWGWRYPFFVAFAINVVALFARLRLVMTKEFGTLLEQHELEAAPILDVLRVHGRDILIGAFVPLASFAMFHLVTIFPLGWMSLYGNQPIGAFMVVQVIGAAVGILTIIASGLIADRIGRRAQLAICAVIIAVFSFIGPSLIASGNSGHDAFVIIGFGVLGLSFGQATGSISSRFGRGYRYTGAAFTSDLAWLIGAGFAPLVALSLSSRFGLTFVGYYLLSGAVCTLAALAFSRALEQRE; from the coding sequence ATGGCTACAACATCGCATTACGGACCGTCATCGTCGTCGCTGGAACGCGACGCGCGGCGCATTCACGACGACAAGCCGGTTTCGCCGGGTAGTATCGCCATCGGCGTGGTGATCGGCCGCATGTCGGAATTCTTCGATTTCTTCGTCTATGGCCTTGCCTCGGTTCTGGTCTTTCCACAGCTGGTCTTCCCCTTCGCGCCGGACAGGCTGACGGGAACGCTCTATTCCTTCGCCATCTTCTCGCTTGCCTTCCTGGCCCGCCCCGTCGGCTCCGTCGTCTTCATGACGATCGACCGGCTGTATGGCCGCGGCACCAAGCTGACGATCGCGCTCTTCCTGCTCGGCGGCTCCACCGCCTCGATCGCCTTCCTGCCGGGTTACAACGAGATCGGCGTCTGGTCGATCGCGTTGCTGGCGCTCTTCCGCCTCGGCCAGGGCTTCGCGCTCGGCGGCGCCTGGGACGGCCTTGCTTCGCTGCTCGCGCTCAATGCGCCGGCCAAGCACCGCGGCTGGTATGCGATGATCCCGCAGCTCGGCGCGCCGATCGGCTTTGCGCTGGCAAGCACCCTGTTCGGTTATTTCGTCGCCAATCTTTCCAGTGAGGATTTCCTCTCCTGGGGCTGGCGTTATCCCTTCTTCGTCGCCTTCGCCATCAACGTCGTGGCGCTGTTTGCGCGTTTGCGGCTCGTCATGACCAAGGAATTCGGCACGCTGCTGGAGCAGCACGAGCTGGAAGCAGCACCGATCCTCGACGTGCTGCGCGTTCACGGCCGCGACATCCTGATCGGCGCCTTCGTGCCGCTCGCGAGTTTTGCCATGTTCCACCTCGTCACCATCTTCCCGCTCGGCTGGATGAGCCTCTATGGCAACCAGCCGATCGGCGCCTTCATGGTGGTGCAGGTGATCGGCGCCGCAGTCGGCATCCTCACGATCATCGCCTCGGGCCTGATCGCCGACCGTATCGGCCGGCGCGCCCAGCTTGCCATCTGCGCCGTCATCATCGCCGTCTTCAGCTTTATCGGGCCGAGCCTGATCGCATCCGGCAACAGCGGCCATGACGCTTTCGTCATCATCGGCTTCGGCGTGCTCGGCCTTTCCTTCGGCCAGGCGACCGGCTCGATCTCGTCCCGCTTCGGCCGCGGCTACCGCTACACGGGTGCCGCCTTCACCTCGGATCTGGCCTGGTTGATCGGCGCGGGTTTTGCGCCACTGGTGGCGCTCAGCCTTTCCAGCCGCTTCGGCCTGACCTTCGTCGGCTACTACCTGCTTTCCGGCGCTGTCTGCACGCTGGCAGCACTTGCCTTCAGCAGGGCGCTGGAGCAGCGCGAATAG
- the cyoB gene encoding cytochrome o ubiquinol oxidase subunit I codes for MFSNPDLLKFVFGRLTLDAIPYHEPILVVTFIGVVIGAIALLGIITYFKFWAPLWRDWICSVDHKKIGIMYVILAVIMLLRGFSDAILMRIQQAIAFNGSEGYLPPHHYDQIFTAHGVIMIFFVAMPFVTGLMNFVVPLQIGARDVSFPFLNNFSFWMTTAGAIIIMLSLFIGEFAQTGWLAYPPLSGAAYSPGVGVDYYIWGLQVAGVGTTLSGINLIATIVKMRAPGMTFMKMPVFTWTALCTNVLIVASFPILTATLALLSLDRYAGTNFFTNDLGGNPMMYINLIWIWGHPEVYILVLPAFGIFSEVVATFSGKRLFGYASMVYATCVIMILSYIVWLHHFFTMGSGASVNSFFGITTMIISIPTGAKMFNWLFTMYRGRIRYEVPMLWTVGFMVTFVIGGMTGVMLAVPPADFVLHNSLFLIAHFHNVIIGGVLFGMFAGVNYWFPKAFGFKLDPFWGKMSFWFWQIGFWFAFMPLYVLGLMGVTRRMSQFEDPSIQIWFIIAAFGVGLIALGIAAFLIQIVVSFMRREELRDDSGDPWDGRTLEWSTSSPPPEYNFALTPVVHDHDGWYDMKNRGYARPLEGFRPIHMPKNTGTGAILSAISVALAFGLIWYMWWLAVVSFVAMLAVAIGHTFNYRRDFYIPAEEVTETEGKRTALLAEQV; via the coding sequence ATGTTTTCCAATCCTGACCTCCTGAAGTTCGTCTTCGGCCGGTTGACCCTCGATGCCATCCCTTATCACGAGCCGATCCTGGTCGTGACCTTCATTGGCGTCGTCATCGGCGCCATCGCGTTGCTCGGCATCATCACCTATTTCAAGTTCTGGGCCCCGCTCTGGCGGGACTGGATCTGCAGCGTCGATCACAAGAAGATCGGCATCATGTATGTGATCCTGGCCGTCATCATGCTGTTGCGCGGCTTCTCCGACGCGATCCTGATGCGCATCCAGCAGGCGATCGCCTTCAACGGTTCGGAGGGCTACCTGCCGCCGCACCATTACGACCAGATCTTCACCGCTCACGGCGTCATCATGATCTTCTTCGTGGCGATGCCCTTCGTCACCGGTTTGATGAACTTCGTGGTGCCGTTGCAGATCGGCGCGCGCGACGTCTCCTTCCCCTTCCTCAACAACTTCTCTTTCTGGATGACCACCGCCGGCGCGATCATCATCATGCTGTCGCTGTTCATCGGCGAATTCGCCCAGACCGGCTGGCTCGCCTACCCGCCGCTGTCGGGCGCGGCCTACAGTCCGGGCGTCGGCGTCGACTATTATATCTGGGGCCTGCAGGTGGCCGGTGTGGGAACGACGCTTTCGGGCATCAACCTGATCGCCACCATCGTCAAGATGCGTGCGCCGGGCATGACCTTCATGAAGATGCCGGTCTTCACCTGGACGGCGCTTTGCACCAACGTGCTGATCGTCGCCTCATTCCCGATCCTGACGGCAACGCTCGCCCTGTTGTCGCTCGACCGCTATGCCGGCACGAACTTCTTTACCAACGACCTCGGCGGCAATCCGATGATGTACATCAACCTCATCTGGATCTGGGGTCATCCGGAGGTCTACATCCTCGTGCTGCCGGCCTTCGGCATCTTCTCGGAAGTCGTCGCCACCTTCTCCGGCAAACGCCTGTTCGGCTACGCCTCGATGGTCTACGCGACCTGCGTGATCATGATCCTGTCCTACATCGTCTGGCTGCACCACTTCTTCACCATGGGCTCAGGCGCCAGCGTCAACTCCTTCTTCGGCATCACCACGATGATCATCTCGATCCCGACGGGGGCGAAGATGTTCAACTGGCTCTTCACCATGTATCGCGGCCGCATCCGCTATGAGGTGCCGATGCTGTGGACGGTCGGCTTCATGGTGACCTTCGTCATCGGCGGCATGACCGGCGTCATGCTTGCCGTGCCGCCTGCCGACTTCGTGCTGCACAATTCGCTGTTCCTCATCGCTCACTTTCACAACGTCATCATCGGCGGCGTACTCTTCGGCATGTTCGCCGGCGTGAACTACTGGTTCCCGAAGGCGTTCGGCTTCAAGCTCGATCCCTTCTGGGGCAAGATGAGCTTCTGGTTCTGGCAGATCGGCTTCTGGTTCGCCTTCATGCCGCTCTACGTGCTGGGTCTGATGGGCGTCACCCGCCGCATGAGCCAGTTCGAGGACCCGTCGATACAGATCTGGTTCATCATCGCCGCTTTCGGCGTCGGCCTGATTGCGCTTGGCATTGCCGCCTTCCTGATCCAGATCGTCGTCAGCTTCATGAGGCGCGAGGAATTGCGCGACGACAGCGGCGATCCCTGGGATGGCCGTACGCTGGAATGGTCGACCTCCTCGCCGCCGCCGGAATACAACTTCGCCTTGACGCCTGTCGTGCACGATCATGACGGCTGGTACGACATGAAGAACCGCGGTTACGCGCGTCCGCTGGAAGGTTTCCGGCCGATCCACATGCCGAAGAACACCGGCACCGGCGCGATCCTGTCTGCTATCAGCGTCGCACTCGCCTTCGGCCTGATCTGGTACATGTGGTGGCTGGCCGTCGTCTCCTTCGTCGCCATGCTGGCTGTGGCGATCGGCCATACCTTCAACTACAGACGCGACTTCTACATCCCCGCCGAAGAGGTAACCGAAACGGAAGGCAAGCGCACCGCGCTGCTTGCCGAGCAGGTGTAA
- a CDS encoding glycosyltransferase: MPPRRKILVVLKGYPRLSETFIAQELLGLEKAGFNLTLISMRRPTDKKRHPVHDEIRARVVYLPEYLHEEPIRVLKGLIAGFSKPGFKALMKRFLADLKRDISRNRFRRLGQALVLGREWPDEGEWLHAHFIHTPASVTEYASILTDTPWTCSAHAKDIWTSPDWELNEKLGSARWTVTCTRTGYDHMQTLTSRKEAVHLSYHGLDLARFGHFAGERSNRTGSDPDDPAFILSVGRAVEKKGYDVLLHALALLPADLHWRMDHIGGGEELAKLKALATELGISGRIIWKGAMAQEDVLDHYRRADLFALACRIAANGDRDGLPNVLVEASSQRLVCLSTDVSGVPELLKNGENGLVVPPEDPALLASALEAAIRDPALRKRLGDAAESQVREYFDYHSSIRQLTGLFEAEWQKAS, translated from the coding sequence TTGCCGCCACGCCGCAAGATCCTCGTCGTGCTGAAAGGCTATCCCCGCCTTTCGGAAACCTTCATCGCCCAGGAGCTGCTCGGCCTCGAAAAGGCCGGCTTCAACCTGACGCTGATTTCGATGCGCCGGCCGACCGACAAGAAGCGGCATCCTGTGCATGACGAGATCCGGGCGCGTGTCGTCTATCTGCCTGAATATCTGCACGAGGAGCCGATCCGCGTGCTGAAGGGCCTCATCGCTGGTTTCTCCAAACCCGGCTTCAAGGCGCTGATGAAACGCTTCCTCGCCGACCTCAAGCGCGATATCTCCCGCAACCGCTTCCGCCGTCTCGGCCAAGCGCTGGTGCTGGGCCGCGAATGGCCGGACGAGGGTGAATGGCTGCATGCGCATTTCATCCACACGCCGGCCTCGGTGACGGAATATGCAAGCATCCTCACGGACACGCCCTGGACCTGCTCGGCGCACGCCAAGGACATTTGGACGTCGCCCGACTGGGAGCTGAACGAGAAACTCGGCAGCGCCCGCTGGACCGTTACCTGCACCAGGACGGGCTACGACCACATGCAGACGCTGACGTCACGCAAGGAGGCCGTGCACTTGAGTTACCATGGTCTCGATCTTGCGCGTTTCGGCCATTTTGCCGGCGAGCGTTCGAACCGCACAGGCAGCGACCCCGACGATCCGGCCTTCATCCTCAGCGTCGGCCGCGCCGTCGAGAAGAAGGGTTACGACGTGCTGCTGCACGCGCTGGCGCTGTTGCCCGCCGACCTTCACTGGCGCATGGACCATATCGGCGGCGGCGAGGAGCTTGCGAAACTGAAGGCGCTGGCCACCGAACTCGGCATTTCCGGCCGCATCATCTGGAAGGGCGCCATGGCGCAGGAAGACGTGCTCGATCATTACCGCCGTGCCGACCTCTTCGCGCTTGCCTGCCGCATCGCCGCCAACGGCGACCGCGACGGCCTGCCGAACGTCCTGGTCGAAGCCTCGAGCCAGCGGCTCGTCTGCCTCTCGACCGACGTATCCGGCGTGCCGGAGCTCCTGAAGAACGGTGAAAACGGCCTCGTCGTGCCGCCGGAGGACCCGGCACTGCTGGCCAGCGCGCTGGAGGCGGCGATCCGCGACCCGGCGCTGCGCAAGCGCCTCGGCGACGCCGCCGAAAGCCAGGTGCGCGAATATTTCGACTATCACTCCAGCATCAGACAGCTCACCGGCCTGTTCGAGGCCGAATGGCAGAAGGCGTCATGA
- a CDS encoding ABC transporter transmembrane domain-containing protein — translation MEKSLARYIWKNTRLQQLWILAVVAASMVPYFLSFDLPKQIVNGPIQGDGFEGPGATQTFMHIAYDLPLIGHVEFFQGLQLNRFQMLMALSLVFLALVVLNGLFKFYINTYKGRLGERMLRRIRFELIDRVLRFPPIHFKRVKSAEIATMIKDEVEPMGGFTGDAFVSPALLGGQAITALAFIIVQNFWLGMIAAGIVGVQAIVIPRMRKRLLDLGRQRQLTARELSGRVGEIVEGIGTIHGNDTSNLERADIASRLGRIFSIRYDLYQWKFLVKFINNFLAQVTPFLFYAIGGYLALQGRLDIGQLVAVISAYKDLPGPLKELIDWDQMRQDVQVKYQQVYEQFNVEPLIDSRIQELATAPVGALTGAFVVTNLSLSDDSGARLVDHVSVEIKPNETVAIVGPNGSGAEAFAEALGRMVWPDSGRITIDGRDLLDMPESITGRRISYASSDTFFFHGTLASNLLYGLKHAPMTDPVYDEREALEYKWHSAEAEKAGNPTLDLNSDWVDYKAAGASGPEDILKAIRPVLDAVLISQDILDLALRSTVNTDVHVALGDHVVALRASLRDRLRDEGLDTIVVPFDFDAYNGQATVGENLLFGTMKRPLMTNRRLAAHPYFQQLFRETGLSTDLYAMGLEIAENAVELFHDLPPDHPFFQQLTFMTADDIPTYQALLQKLQSRRFEDATPEERSAIIRLSFAYIEPRHRFGLLTDELMDKIVSARKQFHEHIPADLAELIERYDAERFTPSASLMDNVLFGRIAYQQADASDRIRGIMGELFDALDLYDDVLSIGLEFDVGSGGKRLTMVQRQKLNLARALLKRSDYFIFNRPLSALDQRLQDQITRNIIEGLHEEGHRPAIIWVLSNARLAEMFDRILLFDRGGLAEAGNYPELSEKNGMFKELLS, via the coding sequence ATGGAAAAAAGCCTCGCCCGCTACATCTGGAAGAACACGCGGCTGCAGCAGCTGTGGATTCTGGCTGTCGTCGCCGCCTCGATGGTGCCCTACTTCCTGTCCTTCGACCTGCCGAAACAGATCGTCAACGGACCGATCCAGGGTGACGGCTTCGAAGGTCCTGGCGCAACGCAGACCTTCATGCACATTGCCTACGACCTGCCGCTGATCGGCCATGTCGAGTTCTTTCAAGGGTTGCAGCTCAACCGCTTCCAGATGCTGATGGCCCTCAGCCTGGTGTTTCTGGCGCTGGTGGTGCTGAACGGCCTCTTCAAGTTCTACATCAACACCTATAAGGGCAGGCTCGGCGAGCGCATGCTGCGCCGTATCCGCTTCGAGCTGATCGACCGGGTGCTGCGCTTTCCGCCCATTCATTTCAAGCGGGTGAAATCGGCCGAAATCGCCACCATGATCAAGGACGAGGTGGAGCCAATGGGCGGCTTCACCGGTGATGCCTTCGTCTCCCCTGCCCTTCTCGGCGGCCAGGCGATCACGGCGCTCGCCTTCATCATCGTCCAGAATTTCTGGCTCGGCATGATCGCCGCCGGCATCGTCGGTGTGCAGGCGATCGTCATTCCCCGCATGCGCAAGCGCCTGCTGGATCTCGGCCGCCAGCGGCAGCTGACGGCCCGCGAGCTCTCCGGCCGGGTCGGCGAAATCGTCGAGGGCATCGGCACGATCCACGGCAACGACACATCCAACCTCGAACGCGCCGACATCGCCTCGCGGCTCGGCCGCATCTTCTCGATCCGCTACGACCTTTACCAGTGGAAGTTCCTGGTGAAGTTCATCAACAACTTCCTCGCCCAGGTCACGCCCTTCCTGTTCTATGCGATCGGCGGCTACCTGGCGCTGCAGGGCCGGCTCGACATCGGACAGCTCGTCGCCGTCATATCAGCCTACAAGGACCTGCCCGGCCCGCTGAAGGAACTGATCGACTGGGACCAGATGCGCCAGGACGTGCAGGTGAAGTACCAGCAGGTCTACGAGCAGTTCAATGTCGAGCCGCTGATCGACAGCCGCATCCAGGAACTCGCAACCGCCCCGGTCGGCGCGCTGACGGGCGCGTTCGTCGTCACCAACCTGTCGCTCTCCGACGACAGCGGCGCCCGCCTCGTCGACCACGTCTCCGTCGAGATCAAGCCGAACGAGACGGTGGCGATCGTCGGGCCGAACGGCAGCGGCGCGGAAGCCTTCGCCGAAGCGCTCGGCCGCATGGTCTGGCCGGACTCCGGCCGCATCACCATCGACGGCCGCGATCTCCTCGACATGCCGGAATCGATCACCGGCCGTCGGATCTCCTATGCCTCGTCCGACACCTTCTTCTTCCACGGCACGCTCGCCAGCAATCTGCTCTACGGCCTGAAACATGCGCCGATGACCGATCCGGTTTACGACGAGCGGGAAGCGCTGGAGTATAAATGGCATTCCGCCGAGGCGGAGAAGGCCGGCAATCCGACGCTCGACCTCAACAGCGACTGGGTGGACTACAAGGCCGCCGGCGCCAGCGGGCCCGAGGACATTCTGAAAGCGATCCGCCCGGTGCTCGACGCCGTCCTGATCTCGCAGGACATCCTCGATCTGGCGCTGCGCTCGACCGTCAACACTGACGTGCATGTGGCGCTCGGCGACCATGTCGTGGCGCTACGCGCCTCGCTTAGGGACCGGCTGCGCGACGAGGGGCTCGACACGATCGTCGTGCCTTTCGATTTCGATGCCTATAACGGCCAGGCGACGGTCGGCGAGAACCTGCTCTTCGGCACGATGAAGCGGCCGTTGATGACCAACCGCAGGCTTGCCGCGCATCCCTATTTCCAGCAGCTCTTCCGTGAGACAGGCCTCAGCACCGATCTCTACGCCATGGGCCTTGAGATCGCCGAGAATGCGGTGGAACTCTTCCACGACCTGCCGCCGGACCATCCATTCTTCCAGCAGCTGACCTTCATGACGGCGGACGACATCCCGACCTATCAGGCGCTGCTGCAGAAGCTGCAAAGCCGCCGCTTCGAGGACGCCACGCCAGAGGAACGTTCGGCCATCATCCGGCTGAGTTTTGCCTATATCGAGCCGCGCCATCGCTTCGGCTTGCTGACCGACGAGCTCATGGACAAGATCGTCAGCGCCCGCAAGCAGTTCCACGAGCATATTCCGGCTGATCTCGCCGAGCTGATCGAGCGCTACGACGCCGAGCGTTTCACCCCGTCGGCAAGCCTGATGGACAATGTGCTCTTCGGCCGTATCGCCTATCAGCAGGCCGACGCCTCCGACCGCATCCGCGGCATCATGGGCGAACTCTTCGATGCGCTCGATCTTTATGACGACGTGCTGTCGATCGGTCTCGAATTCGACGTCGGCTCCGGCGGCAAGCGACTGACCATGGTGCAGCGGCAGAAGCTGAACCTGGCCCGCGCGCTGTTGAAGCGCTCGGACTATTTCATCTTCAATCGGCCGCTGTCGGCGCTTGACCAGCGCCTTCAGGATCAGATCACCCGCAACATCATCGAAGGCCTGCACGAAGAAGGGCATCGGCCGGCGATCATCTGGGTGCTCTCCAATGCCCGGCTGGCAGAGATGTTCGACCGCATCCTGCTCTTCGACCGCGGCGGATTGGCAGAAGCCGGAAACTATCCGGAACTTTCCGAGAAAAACGGGATGTTCAAGGAACTGTTATCGTAA
- a CDS encoding glycosyltransferase family protein: MTAPRIFFYVQHLLGIGHIARASRIANALVKDGFDVTVVTGGLPVPGFPGEGVKTVALPAVVANNAGFSGLADADGRPAGEDFLHARRQLLLDAFHAARPDVVIIEAFPFGRRQMRFELLPLLEAIDKAEPRPKLISSVRDILQENRKAGRDAETVTLVKDHFDAVLVHGDPGFVRLEDTFPLTSEIADRLRYTGLVAAPPAPEPAETFDIIASAGGGAVGAALIGAAKEAAALLPDNLRWLLVAGPNLPETDFAALSEDAAPNVTLVRFRKDFPSLLRGAKVSISQAGYNTVGDLLRTECRAILIPFVAGGETEQTVRAERLQALGLADILPENGLTAGHVKEAVEKALAAQPRGPVLLDLDGAEKTALIIRSMIAESLA; encoded by the coding sequence ATGACGGCACCGCGTATTTTCTTCTATGTCCAGCATCTGCTCGGCATCGGCCACATAGCCCGCGCCAGCCGCATCGCCAATGCCTTGGTCAAGGACGGTTTTGACGTGACTGTCGTGACCGGCGGCCTGCCGGTGCCGGGCTTTCCCGGCGAAGGCGTGAAGACCGTAGCCTTGCCGGCGGTCGTCGCCAACAATGCCGGTTTCTCCGGCCTCGCTGATGCCGATGGCCGGCCGGCCGGCGAGGATTTCCTCCATGCTCGCCGCCAGCTGCTACTCGATGCCTTCCATGCCGCAAGGCCGGATGTCGTCATCATCGAAGCCTTCCCCTTCGGCCGGCGACAGATGCGCTTCGAACTGCTGCCTTTGCTCGAGGCCATCGACAAGGCCGAACCGCGGCCGAAACTCATAAGCTCGGTGCGCGACATCCTGCAGGAAAACCGCAAGGCCGGCCGCGACGCGGAGACCGTCACGCTGGTCAAGGATCATTTCGATGCCGTGCTCGTCCACGGCGATCCCGGTTTCGTCAGGCTCGAGGACACCTTCCCGCTGACGTCAGAGATCGCCGACCGGCTGCGATATACCGGTCTCGTCGCAGCCCCGCCGGCGCCGGAACCCGCCGAAACATTCGACATCATCGCATCGGCGGGCGGTGGCGCGGTCGGCGCCGCGCTGATCGGCGCGGCAAAAGAAGCGGCAGCGCTGCTGCCGGACAATCTTCGCTGGCTGCTGGTCGCAGGCCCGAACCTGCCGGAGACCGATTTCGCCGCGCTGTCTGAGGACGCGGCCCCGAATGTAACGCTGGTGCGCTTCCGCAAGGATTTTCCCTCGCTGCTGCGCGGTGCGAAGGTGTCGATCTCGCAGGCAGGGTATAACACGGTCGGCGATCTCTTGCGCACCGAATGCCGGGCGATCCTCATCCCCTTCGTCGCCGGTGGCGAGACCGAGCAGACGGTGCGCGCCGAACGGCTGCAGGCGCTCGGCCTCGCCGATATCCTGCCGGAAAACGGACTGACGGCGGGCCATGTGAAAGAGGCGGTCGAAAAGGCACTCGCCGCACAGCCACGGGGGCCGGTCTTGCTCGACCTCGACGGGGCGGAGAAAACCGCCCTCATCATTCGCTCCATGATTGCCGAATCCCTCGCCTAA
- a CDS encoding glycosyltransferase family protein — protein MSRRLEDARILMYSHDTFGLGHLRRCRAIAHALVEDYRGLNILIISGATIAGAFDYRARVDFVKIPSVIKLRNGEYTSLASHIDLHETLKMRESSIRHTAETFQPDIFIVDKEPMGLKGEVEDTLAYLKARGTVLVLGLREIMDAPHLLEAEWKKNSIMQKIDQYYDSVWVYGPPEFYDPLIGLDVPQSLRRKMDFVGFLQRSVSRGKTSINARKDNYILVTTGGGGDGSDLVHDVMNAYEADPTLTQKALVVLGPYMPAAERAKLVQKGEAIPYIEVIEFDNHMEELIDSATGVVAMGGYNTYCEILSFDKPALIVPRVKPREEQLLRAQRASELGLVDMLLPEQSVDPTIMAEALKRLPSRQPPSKSGGNMRLEGLDHISQTVGRWIDGRGSHLSLVGAE, from the coding sequence ATGTCCAGACGTCTCGAAGATGCGCGCATCCTCATGTACAGCCACGATACTTTCGGTCTCGGCCATCTGCGCCGCTGTCGCGCCATCGCCCATGCGCTGGTCGAGGATTATCGCGGCCTCAATATTCTGATCATTTCGGGTGCCACGATCGCCGGCGCCTTCGACTACCGCGCCCGTGTCGACTTCGTGAAGATCCCGAGCGTCATCAAGCTCCGCAACGGTGAATATACGTCGCTCGCCAGCCATATCGACCTGCACGAGACGCTGAAGATGCGCGAATCGAGCATTCGCCACACGGCCGAGACCTTCCAGCCCGATATCTTCATCGTCGACAAGGAACCGATGGGACTGAAGGGCGAGGTCGAGGATACGCTTGCCTATCTCAAGGCCCGCGGCACCGTTCTGGTGCTCGGCCTGCGCGAGATCATGGACGCGCCGCATCTGCTCGAGGCCGAGTGGAAGAAAAACAGCATCATGCAGAAGATCGACCAGTATTACGACAGCGTCTGGGTCTACGGTCCGCCGGAATTCTACGATCCGCTGATCGGCCTTGACGTGCCGCAAAGCCTGCGCCGGAAGATGGATTTCGTCGGCTTCCTGCAACGCAGCGTCTCCAGGGGCAAGACGTCGATCAACGCCCGCAAGGATAATTACATCCTCGTCACCACAGGCGGCGGCGGCGACGGCTCCGATCTCGTCCACGACGTCATGAACGCCTACGAGGCCGATCCGACGCTGACGCAGAAGGCGCTCGTGGTGCTCGGGCCCTATATGCCGGCCGCCGAGCGCGCCAAGCTGGTGCAGAAGGGGGAAGCCATTCCCTATATCGAGGTGATCGAGTTCGACAATCACATGGAAGAGCTGATCGACAGCGCCACCGGCGTCGTCGCCATGGGTGGCTACAACACCTATTGCGAGATCCTCTCCTTCGACAAACCGGCCCTCATCGTGCCGCGTGTCAAGCCGCGCGAGGAACAGCTGCTGCGCGCCCAGCGGGCAAGCGAACTCGGCCTCGTCGACATGCTGCTGCCGGAACAGTCGGTCGACCCCACAATCATGGCCGAGGCGCTGAAGCGCCTGCCCTCCCGCCAGCCACCGTCGAAGAGCGGCGGCAATATGCGTCTCGAAGGACTGGACCATATCTCGCAGACCGTCGGCCGGTGGATCGACGGCCGCGGCAGCCACCTTTCCCTCGTCGGCGCGGAATAG